From the genome of Colletotrichum higginsianum IMI 349063 chromosome 4, whole genome shotgun sequence, one region includes:
- a CDS encoding Disulfide isomerase yields MHHPTLLAAGAAVLSALPSVQAGMYPKSSAVLQVDAKNYDSLIAKSNYTSIVEFYAPWCGHCQNLKPAYEKAAKNLNGLAKVAAVDCDEDSNKPLCGQFGVQGFPTLKIFRPGKKPGKPVVEDYQGPRTATGIVEAVVDKITNHVKRVTDKDLDSFLEGEKPKAILFTDKGTTSALLRSVAIDFLDAVSIGQVRSKEAKAVEKFGVKSFPTLVLLPGGDKEPIVYDGELKKDGLVSFISQVASPNPDPAPKSDKKKADKSKSASAKSSTSTAAAEEATPEPETPTESPSAEQAAPVTNVFPPLPIADTPEKLQAECLSAKSHTCVLAFVPSTETEKTEKALTSLSELAHKYAQNQRKIFPFYSVPSDNTAATTVTKSLGLGSDIEIVAVNARRGWWRHYEGEFDVVSVESWIDAIRLGEGAKQKLPEGVVVEEVNTEPTKESTASTAATEPTPEPETEAPKETPSEAPAPHDEL; encoded by the exons ATGCATCACCCCACTCTGCTCGCCGCGGGTGCCGCCGTCCTTTCGGCTTTGCCTAGTGTCCAGGCAGGCATGTACCCCAAGAGCTCTGCCGTCCTCCAGGTCGATGCCAAAAACTACGACAGCTTGATTGCAAAGTCCAACTACACCTCG ATTGTCGAGTTCTACGCCCCCTGGTGCGGTCACTGCCAGAACCTTAAGCCCGCCtacgagaaggccgccaagaACCTCAATGGACTGgccaaggtcgccgccgtcgactgCGACGAGGATTCGAACAAGCCTCTATGCGGCCAGTTTGGGGTTCAGGGGTTCCCTACCCTCAAGATCTTCAGACCAGGCAAGAAGCCCGGTAAGCCTGTTGTTGAGGACTACCAGGGGCCCCGGACCGCCACCGGCattgtcgaggccgtcgtcgacaaaATCACAAACCACGTCAAGCGAGTTACCGACAAGGACCTCGACTCCTTCCTCGAGGGAGAAAAGCCAAAGGCCATCCTGTTCACTGACaagggcaccaccagcgCTCTCCTCCGTAGCGTCGCCATCGACTTCCTCGATGCAGTTTCAATCGGTCAGGTACGCAgcaaggaggccaaggcagTTGAAAAGTTCGGTGTCAAGTCGTTCCCGACCCTGGTGCTCCTGCCAGGTGGTGACAAGGAGCCTATCGTCTACGATGGagagctgaagaaggacggTCTGGTTTCTTTCATTTCCCAAGTCGCCTCGCCGAACCCAGACCCTGCGCCCAAGAGTGACAAGAAAAAGGCCGACAAGAGCAAATCCGCGTCCGCCAAGTCGAGCACCAGTACAGCCGCAGCAGAGGAGGCTACCCCCGAGCCCGAGACACCCACCGAGAGCCCTTCTGCGGAGCAGGCCGCCCCCGTCACCAACGTCTTTCCTCCTCTGCCTATTGCCGACACCCCCGAAAAGCTCCAGGCAGAGTGCCTCAGCGCCAAGTCCCATACCTGTGTGTTGGCCTTTGTGCCCTCCACGGAGACCGAAAAGACCGAGAAGGCCCTTACCAGCCTGTCGGAGCTCGCCCACAAGTACGCCCAGAACCAGCGAAAGATCTTCCCCTTCTACTCTGTCCCCAGCGACAACACCGCTGCCACTACCGTTACAAAGAGCCTTGGTCTTGGTAGTGACATTGAGATCGTTGCCGTGAACGCCCGCCGCGGCTGGTGGAGACACTACGAGGGCGAGTTCGATGTCGTGAGCGTCGAGAGCTGGATTGATGCTATTCgcctgggcgagggcgccaaGCAGAAGCTCCCCGAGGGTGTGGTAGTCGAGGAGGTCAACACCGAGCCTACAAAGGAAAGCACTGCCTCCACTGCTGCCACGGAGCCTACCCCTGAGCCCGAGACTGAGGCGCCCAAAGAGACGCCGTCTGAGGCTCCCGCTCCCCACGATGAGCTGTAA
- a CDS encoding 3' exoribonuclease — protein sequence MPLDTSTYSMALLRVDGRRWNELRRLHAQIRTQDAADGSSYLEMGHTKVMCVVTGPTEPQRRGGAGGQSKEAAVTVNLVVAGFSSVDRKKRGRNDKRTQELEATIAKAVSANLHTHLFPHSSISISLHVLSQDGSLLAALLNASTLALIDAGIPMTDYIAACTAGSTSTYAAADDGADPLLDLNTQEEQELPYMTVGTLGLTDRVAVLVCESRVQVSRLEGMLAVGVDGCKQVRQFMDRVVKEKGRQMVQEGVVERGTGLDLEMES from the exons ATGCCTCTCGACACATCGACCTACTCTATGGCGCTGCTGCGCGTCGATGGCCGCCGATGGAACGAGCTCCGACGGCTGCACGCCCAGATCCGGACAcaagacgccgccgatggctCTAGCTACCTCGAGATGGGACACACCAAAGTCATGTGTGTCGTGACCGGTCCGACCGAGCCCCAGCGTCGCGGAGGTGCGGGCGGCCAGTCCAAGGAGGCTGCCGTCAccgtcaacctcgtcgtcgccggctttAGCTCTGTCGACCGCAAGAAGCGGGGCCGCAACGACAA GCGAACACAGGAACTCGAGGCCACCATTGCCAAAGCCGTCTCGGCGAACCTTCACACCCACCTCTTCCCCCACAGCAGCATTTCCATCTCTCTACACGTACTGTCGCAAGACGGTTCACTGCTGGCCGCCCTCCTAAACGCTTCGACACTTGCCCTCATCGATGCGGGTATTCCAATGACCGACTACATCGCTGCGTGCACGGCGGGTTCGACTTCGACATATGCAGCTGCCGATGACGGTGCAGATCCTTTGCTGGATCTCAACACCCAAGAGGAGCAGGAATTGCCGTACATGACGGTCGGAACTCTGGGTTTGACGGACCGCGTTGCTGTCCTGGTGTGCGAGAGTCGCGTCCAGGTCAGCCGTCTGGAGGGCATGCTTGCGGTTGGTGTGGATGGATGTAAACAGGTACGGCAGTTTATGGACCGCGTTGTCAAGGAGAAAGGTCGGCAGATGGTGCAAGAGGGTGTGGTGGAAAGAGGTACTGGCTTGGATCTGGAGATGGAATCATGA
- a CDS encoding Short-chain dehydrogenase, with translation MSLQDKVVVVTGGSKGIGRAIVIGAAAQGAKVVVNYSSDSSAADEVVRTIGSERAFAVRADNSKTTELQTLVDSTIDKFGRIDVLIPNAAVMHMRTVENTSEEDFDVMFNTNVKGPYFLVQKALPHMPEGGRVIFLSTTVLASSNLPPPYLLYASTKGSIEQMTKFMAKDLAGKGITVNAIAPGPTGTELFYKGKTEEMIKRAGASSPFNRIGTPEEVASVALFLASKESSWVTGQTIRVNGGVA, from the exons atGTCCCTCCAAGACAAGGTCGTTGTCGTCACGGGCGGTTCCAAGGGCATCGGCCGGGCCATAGTCATCGGCGCCGCAGCCCAGGGAGCAAAGGTCGTCGTCAACTACAGTAGCGACTcctctgccgccgacgaggtcgtcagGACAATCGGCAGCGAGCGCGCCTTCGCCGTGCGCGCCGACAACTCTAAGACGACCGAACTGCAGACCCTCGTCGACTCCACCATCGACAAGTTCGGCAGAATCGACGTCCTCATccccaacgccgccgtgaTGCACATGCGCACCGTCGAGAACACGTCGGAGGAAGACTTTGACGTCATGTTCAACACCAACGTCAAGGGGCCCTACTTTTTGGTACAG AAAGCACTGCCTCACATGCCCGAGGGCGGCCGAGTCATTTTCCTGTCCACGACAGTGCTCGCCTCGAGTAACCTTCCCCCGCCATACCTGCTCTACGCCTCGACCAAGGGCAGCATTGAGCAGATGACCAAGTTCATGGCCAAGGATCTCGCTGGCAAAGGCATCACAGtcaacgccatcgccccAGGCCCAACCGGTACAGAGCTCTTCTACAAAGGCAAGACGGAAGAGATGATCAAGCGCGCTGGCGCGAGCAGCCCATTCAACCGGATCGGCACACCTGAGGAGGTTGCGTCGGTTGCTCTGTTTCTGGCAAGCAAAGAATCCTCCTGGGTTACGGGTCAAACAATCCGTGTTAACGGTGGGGTGGCCTAA